The Terriglobales bacterium region TCGAAGCCCAGACCCTCGACCAGGCGCGCGGCCTCGGCCAGCACCCGCGGCTCGCCGCCAAAGAGCTGAGCCGAGATGGGATGCTCGTCGGGATAGAAGTGCAGGTAGCGGCGGGTCTTGGCGTCGCGGTCGCGCAGCACGCCCTCGGCCGAGGTGAACTCGGTCATGATGAGTCCGCAGTCGCCCAGGTTACGGATGAAGCGGCGGAAGACCGTGTCCGTCAGCCCCGCCATGGGCGCCAGCACCGTGGCCGGGCGGATCTCGACCGCGCCCAGGCGCACCGAGGCCGGAACCGCCACGGCCTGTGTGGCACAGCCCTCCGCGGCTGTGCGCAGCAGGTTTTCCCAGAACTTCTGCATTGGGGCTATTCTAACCGAGCTGTAGAGTGGCTAGAAATCGCTCCCCTCATCACGGAGGCCGCCATGTACGGGGAATTCAAAGCTTTCCTGCTAAAGAACAATGTGATGTCGCTCGCCGTGGCCTTCATCATGGGCGCCGCCGTGGGCAAGGTGGTCTCGGCCCTGGTAGCGGATCTGATCATGCCCGTGCTCGGGATTTTTGCCTCCGGCGGCGAGTGGCGGCAGTTGGCCTTCCAGATCGGCGGCGCCAAGTTCCTGGTCGGCGATTTCCTGGGCAGCGTGCTCGACTTCATGGTGGTGGCCCTGGTGGTCTTCCTGATGGCCAGGAGCCTGCTCAAGCCCGCGCCTACGCCGGAGACCAAAATCTGCCCCTTCTGCCTGGAGGTCGTGGCCAAGGCGGCCACTCGCTGCAAGTTCTGCACCCAGGCCGTCGACTAAAAAACAAAGCCCCCGCCGCAGCGGAGGCTCGAATCGCGTTCACCGCGAAGAAGGAAGTTACTTCTTTTCGACCTTGGCGTACTTGCGGCGGAAGCGCTCCACGCGCCCGGCGGTATCCAGCAGCTTCTGCTTGCCGGTATAGAAGGGATGGCAGTTGGAGCAGATTTCCAGATGGATGTCGCCCTTGTGGGTGGAGCGGGTGACGAAGGCGTTGCCGCAGGCACAGTGGACGCGCACTTCGTTGTAAGCGGGATGAATGCCGGCTTTCATGATGCGGGAAGCTCCCCTCGGGAAAGCTTTGATTTTACAGGAGCCTCGCGATTCCGGCAAACCGCGTCGGCTCCTGCCTACCGTTGGGGCTCACCAACCCGCCGGAGTAAGATTCCTCACCGTTTCGCGGAGACCAAGGCATGGGAAAGGGCCATCTCAAATCCTGGATCACGGGAATCCTCACCTGGCTGCTGCTGTTCCTGGTGGCCTTTCCGGTGAGCTGCGCGGGATCCTGGATCGTGCTTCAGGCGATTGGAATCCACCACGCCAAGCGGGAAGTTACGGGGGTGACTCCGGACATGTTTCCCATCCTGGTGATGACCCCGCAGCCGGGCTCCAGCACTCCCAAGGCGCAGATCGTCTACCAGAAGGATCTGGAAGAGTTCCTAACCAAGAATCCGCAGCACAGTTACCTGGTTCCCGCGGGGATGGAGGCGAGCCTCCAGAACCAGCTCATGCAGCAGAGCAGCATGAACAAGAACCCGTCCGACTCCGGCACGCCGCCCTGGAGCGCCAGCTTCGAAGTGGAGCGCCTGCCCAACGGACACCAACTCCTGGAAGTGGACGCGCCGCCCTATGACGATCTGCCCGACACCGGTTGGTACGAGGCCACCGACAAAGAGGTCATCCCGCGCTACCACAAGACCTATTCCGAGCTGGGGATGTCCATGGGCGCAAGCTTCCTGGCCGCGCCAGTGGCGGTCGTGCCGGGCATCCTGCTGGCCACGCTGGGCTTCTGGATCCTGCGGCGGATGCGACGCACCAAAGCTCAGCCTCCGGCCCCGGTGGTCCCTGCCCCGCCGCCTCCTTTGCAATGAAAAACGGCAGGGAGCGAATCCCCGCCGCTTTTCCTGGGAAGAGACCGACTACTTCTTGTTGACCGCCTGTTTGAGTTCGGCTCCGGGGGTGAACCTGGCGACTCGTCGGGCCGCGATGCTGATGGGTTTTCCCGTCTTGGGATTGCGGCCGGTGCGGGCGGCGCGCTGCGCCGTGGAAAAGCTTCCGAAGCCCACCAGGGTCACGCGGTTGCCTTTCTTGAGCGCGCTGGTGATGCCGCTCACCATGGCGTCCACGGCCGATGCCGCCTGGGTCTTGGTGATGCCCGCGGCTGCCGCCAGCCGGTCGATCATGTCGGCCTTGTTCATCGTATGACCGCCTCTCCGGACGGTTCCGCGGGGGCGGGACCGCCACGGCGCGCTATTTAGCTCCCCTTCTTCGCTCTTGTCAAGAAACTGACGATGCGCGGCTTGCTTGCGGCCTGCGGCGAGAGTAAAGTCGATGGCGTGCGCGCGTGATTCTTCAGCGCCGCGAGACTTTTCTTCCCGTCAGGTGCTGGCTTGGCCAACGCTGCCTCCCCTGCTTGTCCGCTGTGCGAAGGTTCGGGATGGAAGCCGGTTGCCGGCGGCGGCCCGGGCCAGCCGCGCCGCGTGACCCGCTGTGACTGCATGGCCGAGGCCCGCACCCAGCGCCTGCTCGACGCCGCGCGCATCCCCGCTCGCTACGAGCACTGCGAACTCACCAACTTCGACCCGCCCCGCGGCCCTCATTTCGAGCCGCTGTCGAACGCCCGCCTGCAGGCCGGACGCTTCGTCGAGGAGTATCCGGTCGA contains the following coding sequences:
- a CDS encoding HU family DNA-binding protein — translated: MNKADMIDRLAAAAGITKTQAASAVDAMVSGITSALKKGNRVTLVGFGSFSTAQRAARTGRNPKTGKPISIAARRVARFTPGAELKQAVNKK
- the rpmE gene encoding 50S ribosomal protein L31, translated to MKAGIHPAYNEVRVHCACGNAFVTRSTHKGDIHLEICSNCHPFYTGKQKLLDTAGRVERFRRKYAKVEKK
- the mscL gene encoding large conductance mechanosensitive channel protein MscL, which produces MYGEFKAFLLKNNVMSLAVAFIMGAAVGKVVSALVADLIMPVLGIFASGGEWRQLAFQIGGAKFLVGDFLGSVLDFMVVALVVFLMARSLLKPAPTPETKICPFCLEVVAKAATRCKFCTQAVD